The Montipora capricornis isolate CH-2021 chromosome 6, ASM3666992v2, whole genome shotgun sequence genome has a window encoding:
- the LOC138050414 gene encoding uncharacterized protein — MLCYDIVKDSAKNISYGSHERRNFDCPAVLQPGRPRALTTFQEFILVLMRLRLGLLEKDLAYRFRISESTVSIIFRTWIRFLRLELQELILIPPRDVLQEHMPKLFKEFYPKTAVVIDCTEVQMERPSALDNQSSCYFSYKSRPTMKSLAGITPSGVVGFVSELYPGSTTDKEITVKSGVLKMLQQGDEVMADKGFLIQDELAGVGATLTIPAFLKGKQQFSKEEVEKNKKVASLRVHVERCMERIKNWHILDNNRPIPVCLAGVASDIFIVIAALTNFHPPLIS; from the coding sequence ATGCTTTGTTATGACATAGTAAAAGATTCAGCTAAAAACATTAGCTATGGAAGTCACGAAAGGAGAAATTTTGATTGTCCAGCAGTTTTGCAGCCAGGAAGGCCAAGGGCCCTCACCACATTTCAGGAATTTATTCTTGTGTTGATGCGGCTCCGGCTTGGGCTGCTTGAAAAGGATCTGGCCTATAGATTCAGGATTTCTGAATCAACAGTATCTATCATATTCAGAACATGGATTCGGTTTCTAAGACTTGAACTACAGGAGCTGATCCTTATTCCACCAAGAGATGTACTGCAGGAACATATGCCAAaactttttaaagaattttaccCCAAGACAGCCGTTGTTATTGATTGTACAGAGGTGCAAATGGAACGACCATCAGCTTTGGATAACCAATCTTCCTGTTACTTTTCATATAAGTCAAGACCTACCATGAAAAGCCTGGCTGGAATCACCCCCAGTGGTGTTGTTGGATTTGTCAGTGAACTATATCCTGGCAGCACCACTGATAAAGAAATAACAGTAAAGAGTGGCGTTTTGAAAATGCTGCAACAAGGGGATGAGGTTATGGCAGATAAAGGCTTCCTCATTCAAGATGAGCTGGCTGGGGTTGGTGCAACCCTTACAATACCTGCATTTTTAAAGGGAAAGCAGCAGTTTTCAAAGGAAGAAGtagagaaaaacaagaaagtagCTAGTTTACGAGTACATGTTGAAAGATGTATGGAACGAATTAAGAACTGGCACATTTTGGATAATAATAGACCAATTCCAGTTTGCCTTGCAGGAGTAGCTTCAGATATTTTTATAGTGATTGCTGCACTCACAAATTTTCatcctccacttatttcataa
- the LOC138053550 gene encoding uncharacterized protein: protein MAVDPVVQDFIARSMAENNRSLMSEMSTLITNSVESIKRSNSEAVEDQLREIKKMRREEPKSFKRKGTEIQYKFNAKIQDSIDEAKSYLESNAVDKAKESLNEDVFTSGFWKDLSAVEDDSLRELASRLQATVLASRAPGTTDAYRRSFARWKKFAISKSEFQHFPAKTEHVALYLQHLIDTTHSQSAVDSAIYAIQWALAMAAYAGFFRIQEILHNKYGDIHFNSGYVVINVDTSKTDQLRKGNEVVISVGSGHIAVVG from the exons ATGGCCGTTGATCCAGTTGTCCAGGACTTCATTGCTCGCTCTATGGCAGAAAATAACAGATCTTTGATGTCGGAAATGTCGACATTAATCACAAATTCCGTTGAAAGCATTAAGCGCTCGAATTCCGAAGCCGTTGAAGATCAATTAAGGGAGATTAAGAAAATGCGACGCGAAGAGCCGAAGTCTTTCAAGCGTAAAGGAACTGAAATTCAGTACAAGTTTAATGCCAAGATCCAAGATTCTATTGACGAGGCCAAGTCGTACCTCGAGTCCAACGCTGTCGACAAAGCCAAAGAGTCCTTGAATGAAG ATGTTTTTACCAGTGGTTTTTGGAAAGACTTGAGTGCTGTTGAAGATGATTCCCTGAGGGAGTTGGCGTCAAGACTACAGGCGACTGTTCTTGCCTCCCGTGCTCCAGGGACGACGGACGCCTATAGGAGATCCTTCGCCAGATGGAAAAAGTTTGCAATTTCTAAATCGGAGTTCCAGCATTTTCCAGCCAAGACAGAACATGTCGCCTTATACCTGCAGCACTTGATAGACACTACGCATTCTCAAAGTGCGGTAGACTCTGCTATTTACGCTATTCAGTGGGCGCTTGCTATGGCAG CCTATGCGGGCTTTTTTCGAATTCAAGAGATTCTCCATAATAAGTATGGGGATATTCATTTCAATTCTGGATATGTTGTTATTAATGTTGATACAAGTAAGACTGATCAATTGAGAAAGGGTAATGAGGTTGTTATTTCTGTAGGCTCGG gacacattgctgttgtcgggtga